In one window of Macrotis lagotis isolate mMagLag1 chromosome 5, bilby.v1.9.chrom.fasta, whole genome shotgun sequence DNA:
- the NGF gene encoding beta-nerve growth factor translates to MSMLFYALITAFLIGVRATPQTEDDGTAGHPVPQAQRTKPRHDPDTVHYPAGPVESRPAGQTLNVTVDPKLFKKRRLRSPRVLFSTQPPPVIADAPFANSQIADEDLDLGAEGSDSAPLNRTSRGRRSAHPVFHRGEFSVCDSVSVWVGDKNTATDIKGKEVTVLAEVNINNNVFKQYFFETRCRDPKPVSSGCRGIDSKHWNSYCTTTHTFVKALTMEGKQAAWRFIRIDTACVCVLSRKTGRP, encoded by the coding sequence ATGTCCATGTTGTTCTACGCTCTGATCACAGCTTTTCTGATCGGCGTACGGGCAACCCCCCAGACGGAAGACGATGGCACAGCAGGGCACCCCGTTCCCCAAGCCCAGCGGACTAAGCCCCGCCACGATCCGGACACAGTTCACTACCCTGCCGGGCCGGTAGAGAGCAGGCCAGCGGGGCAGACTCTGAACGTGACCGTGGAccccaaactttttaaaaagaggcGACTGCGCTCCCCGCGAGTGTTGTTTAGCACCCAGCCCCCACCCGTCATCGCAGATGCGCCGTTCGCGAATTCCCAGATCGCGGACGAGGACTTGGACTTGGGGGCTGAGGGGTCGGACAGCGCCCCGCTCAACCGGACTTCCAGGGGCAGGCGCTCGGCGCACCCCGTCTTCCACCGGGGCGAGTTCTCCGTGTGCGACAGCGTCAGCGTGTGGGTCGGGGACAAGAACACGGCCACCGACATCAAGGGCAAGGAGGTGACGGTGCTGGCCGAGGTCAACATCAACAACAACGTCTTCAAACAGTATTTTTTCGAGACGAGGTGCAGGGACCCCAAACCCGTCTCCAGCGGGTGCCGAGGGATCGACTCCAAGCACTGGAACTCGTACTGTACCACCACGCACACCTTCGTCAAGGCCTTGACCATGGAGGGCAAGCAGGCGGCCTGGCGCTTCATCCGCATCGACACTGCCTGCGTGTGCGTGCTTAGCAGGAAGACCGGGAGACCCTGA